In a single window of the Danio aesculapii chromosome 20, fDanAes4.1, whole genome shotgun sequence genome:
- the scrn2 gene encoding secernin-2, with translation MAEPPRSCDCFVSLPPGSKEDYVIFGKNSDRPRDEVQEVVYYPASSHPPASTVECTYISIPQAEHTHAVVLSRPAWLWGAEMGANEHGVCVGNEAVWTKEPVNPEEALLGMDLVRLGLERGDSARAALNVITALLEQFGQGGACRETTEPFSYHNTFLLVDRQEAWVLETAGKLWAAQKVTEGVKNISNQLTIDSEISAEHPDLRAVAQAQGWWSGEGDFSFTAVFSPDHPPARMEMAKQRYRGGTALLQQHNGSVTAEVMMSILRDKASGICMDSEGFRTTGSMVSILPRNPHMPCVHFLTATPDPSRSVFKPFIFSESVRPVSMVMSPQYGPGDPVRTLPRFQHQVDRKHELYKAHQTANTGSDAGVSLQDTMRYLESQCLEEIEAMLRGEVQGQELGDLFFDCVDAEIKFYQ, from the exons ATGGCTGAACCGCCTCGGTCATGTGACTGTTTTGTATCTCTTCCTCCGGGTTCGAAAGAAGATTATGTGATATTTGGTAAAAACTCTGATCGTCCGCGGGATGAGGTGCAGGAGGTGGTGTATTACCCGGCGTCTTCACACCCTCCTGCCTCTACTGTGGAG TGCACATATATTTCCATTCCTCAAGCGGAGCACACTCATGCAGTGGTGCTGAGCAGACCTGCCTGGCTCTGGGGCGCTGAGATGGGAGCCAACGAACACGGTGTGTGTGTCGGAAATGAGGCCGTGTGGACCAAAGAGCCTGTGAATCCAGAAGAGGCTCTGCTGGGAATGGACCTGGTTCG GCTGGGCCTGGAGCGAGGGGACAGTGCTCGGGCAGCTCTGAATGTAATCACAGCCCTGCTGGAGCAGTTTGGTCAAGGTGGAGCCTGCAGAGAGACCACCGAACCTTTTAGTTATCACAACACCTTCTTATTAGTGGACCGACAGGAAGCCTGGGTGCTGGAGACCGCTGGGAAACTCTGGGCTGCACAGAAAGTCACAG AGGGTGTAAAGAACATCTCTAACCAGCTGACGATAGACTCCGAGATCTCCGCTGAGCATCCGGATCTACGCGCTGTGGCTCAAGCTCAGGGCTGGTGGAGTGGAGAGGGAGACTTCAGCTTCACTGCCGTCTTCAGCCCTGATCATCCGCCCGCCAGAATGGAAATGGCCAAGCAACGCTACAGGGGCGGCACAGCCCTGCTCCAGCAGCACAACG GCTCTGTGACGGCAGAGGTGATGATGAGTATCCTGAGGGACAAGGCCAGCGGGATCTGTATGGACTCAGAGGGTTTCCGCACCACTGGCAGCATGGTGTCCATCCTCCCTCGCAACCCACACATGCCCTGCGTTCACTTCCTCACTGCCACACCAGACCCGTCCAG GTCTGTATTCAAGCCTTTTATCTTTTCGGAGAGTGTGAGGCCGGTCAGTATGGTGATGTCCCCTCAGTATGGCCCAGGCGACCCCGTCAGGACACTGCCTCGATTCCAGCACCAGGTGGACCGCAAACATGAGCTCTACAAAGCCCACCAGACGGCCAATACCGGCTCT gatgcTGGAGTCTCTCTACAGGACACTATGAGGTACCTGGAGTCTCAGTGTCTGGAGGAGATTGAGGCCATGCTGAGAGGCGAGGTTCAGGGCCAGGAGCTCGGGGATCTGTTCTTCGACTGCGTGGACGCAGAGATCAAATTCTACCAGTGA